One Setaria viridis chromosome 7, Setaria_viridis_v4.0, whole genome shotgun sequence genomic region harbors:
- the LOC117864336 gene encoding uncharacterized protein produces MPSAPAVVPPELPKLSPTSQQALRPRSPLANGSAGGDFELRHWRRPKKRAAPSPPWAPPVIQIPEGAGSDEDSNSSGGGGGRHGYTSLRDILSSPEYALTAGGSPAACGGVLGGGCGSCGDIHMIRHPLVKHAAYAYLQMTPSAREDPARRGRRWRSPLCRLLLGCLSFIGALFRP; encoded by the coding sequence ATGCCGTCGGCGCCAGCCGTCGTGCCGCCGGAGTTGCCGAAGCTTTCGCCGACGTCGCAGCAAGCCCTCCGGCCGCGCTCTCCGCTCGCCAacggctcggccggcggcgactTCGAGCTGCGGCACTGGCGCAGGCCCAAGAAgcgcgcggcgccgtcgccgccgtgggcgCCGCCGGTTATCCAGATCCCGGAAGGCGCCGGGAGCGACGAGGACAGCAacagcagcggcggtggcggcggaaggCACGGGTACACCAGCCTCCGGGACATCCTGTCGTCGCCGGAGTACGCCTTGACGGCGGGCGGCTCGCCCGCGGcctgcggcggcgtcctcggcggcggTTGCGGCAGCTGCGGGGACATACACATGATCCGGCACCCGCTTGTGAAGCACGCGGCGTACGCGTACCTGCAGATGACGCCGTCGGCCAGGGAGgaccccgcccgccgcggccggcgctggCGGAGCCCGCTCTGCCGCCTCCTGCTCGGCTGCCTCAGCTTCATCGGGGCGCTCTTCCGGCCCTGA